From one Humulus lupulus chromosome 8, drHumLupu1.1, whole genome shotgun sequence genomic stretch:
- the LOC133797076 gene encoding uncharacterized protein LOC133797076 has protein sequence MVGDTEKMIAVGLVWGATNALMRRGAVIWDHALKSSHPPDPTRKPFDRVRTSIGNWVKLLAIWQYIIPFLINLSASATFFVILSHTPISLAVPVTNATTFAATAVFGVILGEHTHLGFAFFGTILIVLGVWLCIS, from the coding sequence ATGGTGGGAGACACGGAGAAAATGATCGCGGTAGGCCTGGTATGGGGAGCTACCAACGCCTTGATGCGCCGCGGCGCAGTCATATGGGACCATGCCCTCAAATCCTCTCATCCGCCCGATCCCACCCGCAAACCGTTTGATCGGGTGCGGACCTCAATCGGCAACTGGGTCAAGCTCCTCGCGATCTGGCAGTACATCATTCCATTCTTGATAAACCTCTCGGCCTCCGCCACTTTCTTTGTGATTCTGAGCCACACCCCAATCTCGTTGGCTGTGCCCGTCACCAACGCCACCACGTTCGCCGCCACTGCCGTATTTGGCGTGATCTTGGGGGAACACACTCACCTGGGTTTTGCTTTCTTTGGTACGATTTTGATTGTTCTGGGCGTTTGGCTTTGCATTTCGTAG
- the LOC133797078 gene encoding probable RNA methyltransferase At5g51130 translates to MKVEKRKGEEKVEQKKKKHKEIFPYGNYRNYYGYRLGQDIEEDPRLKVMKKEWFEGKNCLDIGCNNGIITIQIAKKFHCQSILGVDIDSNRIEDAYWHLRKFVKIDSAEKLHGKDSKSKVYDDENGLGNKVTTSSDDETKQNLKNSTTLEKNLFDTVSFRQENFVQSRHPQEKFYDTILCLSVSKWIHLNWGDDGLITLFSKIWRLLKPGGIFVLEPQPWKSYDNNRHVSKTTAENFKKIIFRPECFQELLLDKIGFRTVEDVTSALSGSKTGFNRPIFVFRK, encoded by the exons atgaaagtggAGAAGAGAAAAGGCGAAGAGAAAgttgaacaaaagaagaaaaaacacaaGGAGATATTCCCTTACGGCAACTACAGAAACTACTATGGCTACCGT CTAGGTCAGGACATAGAAGAAGATCCTAGACTAAAGGTCATGAAGAAAGAATGGTTTGAAGgcaaaaattgtcttgacatcggcTGCAACAATGGGATTATAACCATTCAGATTG CCAAAAAGTTTCATTGCCAAAGCATTCTTGGAGTAGACATTGATTCGA ATCGCATAGAAGATGCATATTGGCACCTGAGAAAATTTGTAAAGATAGACAGTGCTGAGAAGTTGCATGGAAAGGATTCGAAATCAAAGGTTTATGATGATGAAAACGGTCTAGGGAATAAAGTCACAACATCATCAGATGATGAGACCAAACAGAACTTGAAGAATAGTACCACTCTGGAAAAGAATCTATTTGACACAGTATCATTCCGGCAAGAAAATTTTGTCCAGAGTCGACATCCTCAGGAGAAGTTTTATGATACAATTTTATG TTTAAGTGTTTCAAAGTGGATTCATCTGAATTGGGGTGATGATGGATTAATTACACTATTTTCAAAGATCTGGAGGCTGCTTAAACCG GGTGGAATATTTGTGCTTGAACCACAGCCTTGGAAATCATATGACAACAATCGTCATGTATCCAAG ACAACTGCagaaaattttaagaaaattattTTTCGTCCAGAATGTTTTCAAGAGTTACTTCTTGACAAG ATTGGATTTAGAACAGTGGAGGATGTAACTTCTGCTTTGTCTGGCAGCAAAACTGGATTCAACAGACCAATTTTTGTGTTCCGAAAATGA
- the LOC133797077 gene encoding pentatricopeptide repeat-containing protein At1g20230: MVISTSNGLWRFLWGSCHIKINFYRLLSTLHATGGDGHGLLDYNILQHLNSDSASPLQTRKTHASLLKTGLFHNAHLNTKLLSLYANNLCFVDANLILDSIPNPDLFSFSTLIHAFAKRNHSAHTIRIFTRMLARGVEPDNFLFPSVVKSCAGLLSLEAGKQVHGFAFVFGFSLDVFVQSSLVHMYLKCGHIRNAHKLFDGLPQRDLVCWSALISGYSNSGHADEAKELFSEMRKTGLEPNNVSWNGMISGFNRSGLYAEAMAMYQRMHSEGFLPDASSVSSVLPAISEFEDLNMGVQIHSYVIKQGFGSDKCVFSALINMYGKCSSVLEMSQVFYEMDQRDIGSVNAFITGLSRNGLVDNALKVFRRYKGEGAELNIVSWTSMIASCSQNGKDIDALELFREMQVEGVKPNAVTIPCLLPACGNIAALMHGKAAHCFSLRTGIFNDVYVGSALIDMYANCGKIQLSRLCFDKLPTRNLVCWNAIMSGYSMHGKAKETIELFHMMQKSGQKPDFISFTCVLSACSQNGLTDEGWYYFTNMSKDHGIKARLEHYACMVTLLSRAGKLEDAYSMIMDMPVKPDACVWGALLSSCRVHNNVNLGEISAEKLFKLEPRNPGNYVILSNIYATKGMWSEVDRVRDMMSQKGLRKNPGCSWIEVKNKLHMLLAGDKSHPQRKQIIEKLNKLSMEMKKSGYFPNMSFVLQDVEEQEKEHILCGHSEKLAVAFGLLNTPPGSSLRVIKNLRICGDCHAFIKFISGFEGREIFVRDTNRFHHFKDGDCSCGDYW, translated from the coding sequence ATGGTGATCTCTACGAGTAATGGGTTGTGGAGATTTCTTTGGGGCAGTTGTCatataaaaattaacttttacaGGCTACTCAGTACTCTGCATGCGACCGGAGGAGATGGGCATGGCCTGTTGGATTACAACATCCTCCAACATCTGAACTCTGATTCAGCTTCTCCTTTACAGACTCGAAAAACTCATGCTTCTCTGCTCAAGACTGGTCTCTTTCACAATGCGCATCTCAACACCAAGCTCTTGTCACTCTATGCTAATAACCTCTGTTTTGTTGATGCTAACCTCATCCTCGATTCAATTCCAAATCCTGATTTGTTCTCCTTCTCCACCCTAATACACGCCTTTGCAAAACGCAACCATTCAGCGCATACTATCCGTATCTTTACTCGCATGTTAGCTCGTGGAGTTGAGCCAGATAATTTTCTCTTTCCTAGCGTTGTCAAGTCCTGTGCTGGATTACTATCACTGGAAGCTGGGAAACAGGTTCatggctttgcatttgtgtttgGGTTTTCTTTGGATGTGTTTGTTCAGTCCTCTTTAGTGCACATGTATCTTAAATGTGGTCATATCCGGAATGCCCACAAGCTGTTTGATGGATTGCCCCAACGTGATTTGGTGTGTTGGAGTGCTCTGATTTCCGGGTACTCTAATAGTGGGCATGCAGATGAGGCCAAAGAGCTTTTTTCTGAGATGAGGAAAACAGGTCTGGAACCCAATAACGTGTCATGGAATGGAATGATCTCGGGTTTTAATCGTAGTGGCTTGTATGCTGAGGCGATGGCCATGTACCAGAGGATGCATTCAGAAGGTTTTCTTCCTGATGCTTCTAGTGTTTCTAGTGTTCTTCCTGCTATTTCAGAATTTGAAGATTTAAATATGGGAGTCCAGATTCATAGTTATGTGATCAAGCAAGGATTTGGGTCAGATAAATGTGTATTTAGTGCACTTATTAATATGTATGGGAAATGTTCTTCTGTACTCGAGATGTCCCAAGTTTTTTATGAAATGGATCAAAGGGACATTGGTTCCGTGAATGCTTTTATTACAGGGCTCTCACGAAATGGTCTAGTTGACAATGCACTGAAGGTGTTTAGAAGATACAAGGGTGAAGGAGCAGAATTAAATATTGTGTCTTGGACATCAATGATTGCGAGTTGTTCTCAAAATGGAAAGGATATAGATGCTTTGGAACTTTTTAGGGAGATGCAAGTGGAAGGGGTGAAACCTAATGCTGTTACAATCCCATGCTTGCTTCCTGCTTGTGGCAATATTGCAGCACTAATGCACGGTAAGGCAGCCCATTGTTTCTCCCTTAGAACAGGGATCTTTAATGATGTATATGTTGGTAGTGCATTGATTGACATGTATGCAAATTGTGGGAAAATACAATTGTCTCGGCTTTGTTTTGATAAATTGCCCACTAGAAACTTAGTTTGTTGGAATGCCATTATGAGTGGATATTCAATGCATGGGAAAGCTAAAGAAACCATCGAGCTATTCCATATGATGCAGAAGAGTGGACAGAAACCTGATTTTATCAGCTTTACTTGTGTGTTATCTGCATGCAGCCAGAATGGCCTAACagatgaaggatggtattattttACAAACATGTCGAAAGATCATGGTATAAAGGCGAGGTTGGAGCATTATGCTTGCATGGTTACACTTCTCAGTCGTGCGGGAAAACTTGAAGATGCATATTCCATGATAATGGATATGCCCGTTAAACCTGATGCTTGTGTTTGGGGAGCATTGCTAAGTTCTTGTAGAGTACACAATAATGTTAATTTAGGTGAGATTTCAGCTGAAAAACTCTTCAAGTTAGAACCAAGAAATCCAGGAAACTATGTTATTTTATCTAATATTTATGCCACAAAGGGCATGTGGAGTGAAGTAGATAGAGTTAGGGATATGATGAGTCAGAAGGGTCTTAGAAAGAACCCTGGCTGTAGTTGGATTGAGGTTAAAAATAAATTGCACATGCTTCTTGCGGGAGACAAATCACACCCTCAAAGAAAGCAAATTATTGAAAAGCTGAATAAATTGAGCATGGAGATGAAGAAATCTGGTTATTTTCCCAACATGAGCTTCGTGCTTCAAGATGTAGAGGAACAAGAGAAGGAACATATTTTATGTGGACACAGTGAGAAGTTGGCTGTTGCATTTGGACTGCTTAACACTCCTCCAGGGTCTTCTTTAAGGGTGATAAAAAACCTAAGAATCTGCGGTGATTGTCATGCTTTTATAAAATTCATATCCGGCTTTGAAGGAAGAGAAATATTTGTTAGAGACACTAATCGCTTCCATCATTTCAAAGATGGAGATTGTTCTTGCGGGGATTATTGGTGA
- the LOC133797075 gene encoding probable xyloglucan endotransglucosylase/hydrolase protein 26 → MGTKFARVIFIALGLLTFDQVLVEAKISRSMYIDWGQQHASISGDGEDLQLVLDQTSGSAAQSKRHFLFGSIEMLIKLVPGNSAGTVTAYYLTSSGDKHDEIDFEFLGNVSGQPYIVHTNIYTQGKGSKEQQFYPWFDPTADFHNYTIHWNPTEIVWYIDSLPIRVFRNYENQGIPYPNKQGMKVHASLWNADNWATRGGLVKIDWKSAPFTARFRRFRGKACKWNGPVSIGQCAAGTPGNWWTSPVYKQLSNAQKGQLNWVRSQHMIYDYCKDTKRFNGQMPPECSKQQFYGDK, encoded by the exons ATGGGAACTAAATTTGCACGAGTTATTTTCATAGCTCTGGGCCTCCTTACGTTTGATCAAGTACTCGTTGAAGCAAAGATTTCAAGGAGCATGTATATCGATTGGGGTCAACAACATGCTTCTATTTCAGGAGATGGTGAAGACCTTCAGCTTGTCCTTGATCAAACTTCAG GGTCTGCTGCTCAATCAAAGAGACATTTCTTATTTGGTAGCATTGAAATGCTCATCAAGTTGGTACCTGGAAATTCTGCAGGAACTGTCACAGCCTACTAT CTAACCTCTAGTGGTGACAAACATGACGAGATCGATTTTGAGTTCTTAGGGAACGTTTCAGGACAACCTTACATTGTCCACACAAACATCTACACACAAGGAAAAGGAAGCAAGGAACAGCAATTCTACCCCTGGTTTGATCCCACGGCTGATTTCCACAACTACACCATTCATTGGAACCCCACTGAAATTGT GTGGTACATTGATAGTTTGCCAATTCGAGTTTTCCGAAACTATGAAAACCAGGGTATTCCGTACCCCAACAAGCAGGGGATGAAGGTTCACGCAAGCTTATGGAATGCAGATAACTGGGCAACCAGAGGTGGCTTGGTGAAGATAGACTGGAAGAGCGCACCATTCACAGCCAGGTTCCGGCGGTTCAGGGGAAAGGCCTGCAAGTGGAATGGACCGGTGAGCATTGGCCAATGTGCCGCTGGTACCCCAGGAAACTGGTGGACTTCCCCTGTTTACAAGCAGTTGAGCAATGCTCAGAAGGGTCAGCTAAATTGGGTGAGAAGTCAGCACATGATCTATGATTACTGCAAAGATACTAAAAGGTTCAATGGTCAGATGCCACCAGAATGCTCAAAACAGCAGTTTTACGGTGACAAATGA